The window GCCTGTGACCGGTCCTTGGTCAGCACTTTCAGGCGTTTGTATAAGGTGTTTACAGCAATGCCGTAAAGCGGCAGAACCGCAATGGATACGAGAGCCAAAACCGGATTGAGGTAGAACATGAATGCCAGCGCGATGACAAGCGTAAACATATCCAGCCACACATTCATCATTCCGACTTCGACAAGGTTTTTGGACTGCTCCACGTCATTAATGAACCGGGAGATCGCTTCGCCGACTTTCGTATTCTGATAATACCGCAATGACAGGCGCTGCAAATGACTGTACAGCTTATTGCGCATGTCGAACAGCACTCTGCTGGTGATCAGCTGGGCAAAATATTGGCGGTAATATTCTACCGGCCCTCTGACAAGGACAAACAGCACAAATGCGCCGCTGAGTACAATCATCAGCTTCGACACCCGCTCCGGGACAGTTAATGCTGAATTCGTCAGCAAATCATCAACCACATATTTCAGAATCATCGGCAAGGTCAGCGGAATACTGAATTTGATCATGCCGATAATCAGCGTCAGCACTATCCATTTCATATAAGGACGGACAAAAGTATAATAAGATTTCCATTGCTTCACAAAAGGTTACGCCCTTTCTTTTCCCAAGCACGCTTGGATACTGTTGACATTTCCGCTCTACAGTGTTTTTATATTTTTAAGTCCATAAGTACGATTGCAGTACCCGAACTTCAGGAGGATAATGATGTCTAGACAATTTGTGACGGAAGCCGTCATGATGGCGATCTACGGCCAGCTTCTCGTACCGCAAAGCCCTGTGGAATATATTGTGCCCTATACGACCGTAATGGAATTATATGAACTGCGGGACAGCGAAGAACCGCTCATGAACCGGGCAGACGATGATTTGCACGTCAAACTCAAGATCCGTGAATTGATCGCTTATTTTGAGGAGCCGCTCAATTCCAAGAAGATTAACCGTTGCCTGTCTGTTCCCTGGGCGAAAAGCTCGGGCATTCTGCTCGGCGGGCAAGCGCAGATTACGATCATCAACAGCATTGACAATGCGGCTTACGGAGAGCTGTTCGACCCGATCGAGACCGAACTGCTGCTAACTTCACAGCGGGAGAAGGTACCGATTCTGACCGACCAATTCGAGCTGATCCAGCGCATCATCGAAGGCGGAATCCCGGTACAGGTGTATGACATTGACGATTTTGATTTTGCAATGGAGGAAGAAACCTTTCACCGTTCACAATGATGCTGCCCCCGAATGCGGCAAGGCAGCCTTACCGGTTCTTTTTCCTGCACAAAAAGCCCCTGCCTCTTGGCAAGGGCTTTTTGTGTCAGACTAGGATTTCAGCCTCATACTTGCGAAACATTACCGGCCACTGGCAGAGGAATATACTTATACTCAATATCATCTTCAGCTTCGACATAGATGATCGATAAGCTATAACCTTCCATGTACCAGAGATCCTGCTCCTCCATATAGAAAACAATGCCTTCCTGCTCTACCTGTGTGGCAGGACGCGCAGGCGCTTCAGTAGCGATTCCCAGCGAAAAACCGGGATGCAGCCCTCCGCCTGAGCTGTAACGCGGAAATAAACGGATGTAATCGCCTGTCTGCAGCGTAAGCTCCTTCTTGAACCAGGCAGCGGCTTCCGGACTAATGACCATATCCATCCTTCTTGATGCACCTCCGTTTCTTCTTATCATACTTAAAAGATGGCGGTAATCCAAATCATCCGCTCTATTTTATCATACTGCTTATTCGTAATTTGTTCAAAATTATGTTTGACATCCGTTAGATACTGGTGATAAACTCGGAACATAACGAAGCGTCTTCAAGTTATTACCAAAAAACAATGAAAGGGTGAGCGCGGTGTTGACCATTGTACCAGTTGATTTTAATAACATTGTCGGCAACTACACACAACAGCATACCGAAGCAGCCCAAGTAGTGGAAACCCACTGAATCATGCGCACGGCCGTACTTGATTTCAGTCAGGCTAATCTCTTCCATGTCTTATGTGCTGCATTATAGCACCGTGGACATGATAATCGCTGTATCTTACAGGCATATCATCCGTTTAGCGGAGGATATGCCTTTTTGTATGCTGTTAAAGAGCTGTCCACTATTGACCAGATTCGAAAGCACGCAATGAAACCGACAAAACACCTTAACACGAAAGGAAGGGATTCCCCTTGTTCTCCGTACTCCGCGATCTCGGCTGGTTTTTCCGCCGGGAAAAAAGGCGCTATTCTGTTGGCCTTATTCTATTAATTGTAGTTGGTGTATTGGAACTGCTGCCCCCTCGTCTGCTTGGCAATGCCATCGATGAAATTGTACGCGGTTCGATCACCTCAGGTTCCTTGATGAAATACATCGGACTTATCGTTCTAATGATGCTCATTATTTACTGGATCACTTACATCTGGATGCACAAGCTGTTCGGAGGCTCCAACCTGGTGGAACGCCTGCTGCGCTCCCGGTTCATGAACCATCTGATGACGATGACTCCCTCCTTCTTCGAAAAAAACCGTACCGGTGACCTTATGGCCCGGGCAACCAATGACATCCGCGCTGTAGCCACAACCGTCGGCTTCGGTATGCTGACGCTGGTGGACTCAACGGTCTACCTGTCCGTGGTGCTGCTGGCGATGGGATTTCTGGTCAGCTGGAAGCTGACGCTTGCGGCGGTTCTGCCGCTTCCGCTGATCGCGGTTGCGATGATTTTCTACGGCAAGGCTATCCACGACCGCTACAGCCTGGCACAGGATGCCTTCGGTGACATGAACGACCAGGTGCTGGAATCGGTATCCGGGGTGCGCGTAATCCGTGCTTATGTGCAGGAAAGACTTGATGAGAAACGTTTTGCCGACATTACGGATGATGTATACCGCAAAAATATGGCGGTGGCACGGGTCGATGCCTTCTTTGAGCCGACTATCCGCTTCTGCGTAGGACTGAGCTACATAATTGCCCTCACTTATGGAATCTATCTTGTCTTCCGTAATCAAATTACACTTGGTGACCTTGTCTCCTTCAATATGTACCTCGGGATGATCGTCTGGCCGATGTTCGCCATCGGTGAGCTGATCAATATTATGCAGCGGGGCGGCGCTTCACTTGAGCGGATCGATGAAACCACGAACACCCGTCCGGATGTGGAAGATGTCGCCCAGCCGGTTCCGGTGGCCCAGCCTACCAGTATTGAACTAAAAGATGTAACCTTCCGCTATCCGACTTCAACCGTCGATAATCTCAGCGGAGTGAGCTTCTCTCTGTCCCAGGGGCAGACACTGGGTGTAGTCGGCCGCACCGGCAGCGGTAAATCGACGCTGCTGAAGCAGCTGCTGCATGAGTATCCGGCCGGCCAAGGTGAAATCAGGATCTCCGATGTTCCTATTCAGAACATCGCGCTTGATCAATTGCACAGCTGGATGGGCTATGTGCCGCAGGAGCAGATCCTCTTCTCCAAGTCGGTGCGTGAGAACATCCAGTTCGGCCACCATAACGCCAGTGATGAACTGATTATGCAAGCGATCACTGCAGCCGCCTTCCAGAATGACCTGGGCACCTTGTCTGACGGTCTGGATACACTGGTCGGCGAACGCGGCGTCTCCCTCTCCGGAGGACAGAAGCAGCGCGTCTCCATCTCCAGAGCGTTCATCGCGAATCCGGACATTCTGATTCTGGACGATGCGCTGTCTGCCGTTGATGCGCGTACCGAAGCCCGGATTATCGGGAATATCCGCGAGGAACGCGCCGGCAAAACCACACTGATCTCCACCCACCGCCTCTCTGCTGTTGAGCATGCCGATCTGATCGTCGTGCTGGATAACGGGCATATTATTGAACGCGGAACACATCAGGAGCTGCTGGCCATGAACGGATGGTACCGTGAGCAGTTTGACCGCCAGCAGGTGGAGAACAATCTGGACTAATTCATGAATAACATATAGGGAGGTGTCACCGTTGACACAGAGTACAGGCAAACGTCTGCTGCAGTACGCACTGACTGCCAAAAAAACCTTCATCGCAGCGCTTCTGCTGCTGACCATCGGCGTAGCGGCTGAGCTGGCGGGTCCTTTTATCGCCAAGAACATGATCGACAACCATCTGCTCGGGATTGAGAAGCCATACTTTCAGACCTCCTCTTCCGAAGATGCGGCTGAATATAAGAATAACTTCTATAAACGCGGCGACCGATTTACCGGGGATGAAGCCAAAGGCCAGGAGATCCGCCTGCTGCAGGTAGGCAAGAGCTTCTATTTCATCAATGAAGCAGTCAGCCAGCCCGAAGGGGACCGTTCCTTCAAGGATGGGGAGCTGCAGATCAAGTACGGGGATCAAATCTCCGTCTATCCGGCCGTAAAGCTGTCCGCAGACGAATTATTTGCTTTTTATAAGCCTGAATTTCCGGGGATTTATGAGCTGGTTGGGCTGTATGCCATCTTCCTGGTCATTTCAATTCTGGCCGAATTCGGCAAAACCTACTGGCTGCAATCGTCAGCCAATCAGGTGATCCGCAAGCTGCGGACCGACGTATACGCTCATATCCAGCGGCTTCCGGTATACTTTTTTGACAATCTGCCTGCGGGCAAGGTCGTCTCCCGGGTCACCAATGACACGGAAGCAGTGAAAGACCTGTTTATTGCAGTACTATCCAATTTCAGCACAGGCATTATTAATATCATTGGTGTGTATGTTGCCCTGTTCCTGCTCGATGTGCGGCTTGGCCTGATCAGCTTGTTCATTGTGCCAATTATTGTACTGTGGATCGTGCTGTACCGTAAAGTAGCGACTAAATACAATACGATCATCCGTTCAAGGCTGAGTGAAATCAATGCCATTATTAACGAGTCGATCCAAGGAATGTCGATCATCCGGATTTTCCGCCGCCAGAAGCAGAGCCGCGAAGAATTCGAGCATCTCAACGATGATTATATGAAATATCAGAATAAAATGCTT of the Paenibacillus pedocola genome contains:
- a CDS encoding HesB/YadR/YfhF family protein; the encoded protein is MDMVISPEAAAWFKKELTLQTGDYIRLFPRYSSGGGLHPGFSLGIATEAPARPATQVEQEGIVFYMEEQDLWYMEGYSLSIIYVEAEDDIEYKYIPLPVAGNVSQV
- a CDS encoding ABC transporter ATP-binding protein, coding for MFSVLRDLGWFFRREKRRYSVGLILLIVVGVLELLPPRLLGNAIDEIVRGSITSGSLMKYIGLIVLMMLIIYWITYIWMHKLFGGSNLVERLLRSRFMNHLMTMTPSFFEKNRTGDLMARATNDIRAVATTVGFGMLTLVDSTVYLSVVLLAMGFLVSWKLTLAAVLPLPLIAVAMIFYGKAIHDRYSLAQDAFGDMNDQVLESVSGVRVIRAYVQERLDEKRFADITDDVYRKNMAVARVDAFFEPTIRFCVGLSYIIALTYGIYLVFRNQITLGDLVSFNMYLGMIVWPMFAIGELINIMQRGGASLERIDETTNTRPDVEDVAQPVPVAQPTSIELKDVTFRYPTSTVDNLSGVSFSLSQGQTLGVVGRTGSGKSTLLKQLLHEYPAGQGEIRISDVPIQNIALDQLHSWMGYVPQEQILFSKSVRENIQFGHHNASDELIMQAITAAAFQNDLGTLSDGLDTLVGERGVSLSGGQKQRVSISRAFIANPDILILDDALSAVDARTEARIIGNIREERAGKTTLISTHRLSAVEHADLIVVLDNGHIIERGTHQELLAMNGWYREQFDRQQVENNLD